Proteins from one Microbacterium proteolyticum genomic window:
- a CDS encoding amino acid ABC transporter permease, whose translation MTTTAPATPARTDTAPAADRIDLGTVAVVPTRHWWRWTLSGLLLFVVAQFAWNLVTNDRYMWGTFAQYFFSEPVLIGIGYTLELTAISAALGFILGTLIALGRLSRSPLVSSLAWGYIWFFRSVPLVVQIIVWYNLGYLYPTLGLGTPFTTDFWIVEFPTVQLISAFAAAILGLGLHQAAYSAEIMRGGLISVDPGQYEAAAALGIPASRRLFRIILPQAMRSIVPNATNEVIGLVKGASVVFVIAIPELFYAVQVIYNRNSRVIPLLLVAVVWYAIITTILSIGQYYIERYYARGSARALPPTPLQRARAWVSTQWARLGDGPVPPPERPRYAPADSVSVGLTSNGNDTKFGGTGA comes from the coding sequence ATGACCACCACAGCGCCGGCGACCCCCGCCCGCACCGACACCGCACCCGCGGCCGACAGGATCGATCTCGGCACGGTCGCCGTGGTCCCCACCCGCCACTGGTGGCGCTGGACCCTCAGCGGCCTGCTGCTGTTCGTCGTCGCCCAGTTCGCCTGGAACCTCGTCACGAACGACCGCTACATGTGGGGCACGTTCGCGCAGTACTTCTTCTCCGAGCCGGTGCTCATCGGCATCGGGTACACGCTCGAGCTGACCGCGATCTCGGCGGCCCTCGGTTTCATCCTGGGCACGCTCATCGCCCTCGGACGTCTGTCGCGGTCGCCGCTGGTGAGCTCGCTGGCGTGGGGCTACATCTGGTTCTTCCGCTCGGTGCCGCTCGTCGTGCAGATCATCGTCTGGTACAACCTCGGCTACCTGTACCCGACGCTGGGTCTCGGGACGCCGTTCACGACCGACTTCTGGATCGTGGAGTTCCCGACCGTGCAGCTGATCAGCGCGTTCGCCGCCGCGATCCTCGGTCTGGGCCTCCACCAGGCGGCCTACTCGGCCGAGATCATGCGCGGCGGCCTCATCTCGGTCGACCCGGGGCAGTACGAAGCGGCGGCGGCTCTCGGCATCCCCGCCTCCCGTCGCCTGTTCCGCATCATCCTGCCGCAGGCGATGCGCTCGATCGTGCCGAACGCCACCAACGAGGTGATCGGGCTGGTCAAGGGCGCCTCGGTCGTGTTCGTCATCGCCATCCCCGAGCTGTTCTACGCCGTGCAGGTCATCTACAACCGCAACAGCCGCGTCATCCCGCTGCTGCTGGTCGCGGTGGTCTGGTACGCGATCATCACCACGATCCTGAGCATCGGGCAGTACTACATCGAGCGGTACTACGCCCGCGGATCCGCGCGGGCGCTCCCGCCGACACCGCTGCAGCGCGCTCGCGCCTGGGTGAGCACGCAGTGGGCGCGCTTGGGCGACGGCCCCGTCCCGCCCCCGGAGCGACCGCGGTACGCCCCCGCGGACTCCGTGTCCGTCGGTCTCACATCCAACGGAAACGACACCAAGTTCGGAGGAACGGGCGCATGA
- a CDS encoding amino acid ABC transporter ATP-binding protein — protein sequence MSTTTEAPTRGLIEIHNVHKSFHGVEVLKGIDLTVHPGEVIALLGPSGSGKSTLLRTINHLETVDAGSVTVDDEFIGYELRGGKLHELREREILRRRTQVGIVFQNFHLFPHLTAVENITEAPLALKRLSKSDARELALSLLDRVGLADKADAYPRQLSGGQQQRVAIARALALQPKVLLFDEPTSALDPELVGEVLDVIRDLAKLGTTLVIVTHEIGFAREVADRVVFLDQGRIVEQGTPAEVLTRPKNPRTQEFLAKVLG from the coding sequence ATGAGCACCACGACCGAGGCCCCCACGCGCGGGCTCATCGAGATCCACAACGTCCACAAGAGCTTCCACGGCGTCGAGGTGCTCAAGGGCATCGATCTGACCGTCCATCCGGGCGAGGTCATCGCCCTCCTCGGCCCGAGCGGTTCGGGCAAGTCGACGCTGCTGCGCACCATCAACCACCTCGAGACGGTGGATGCCGGCTCGGTGACGGTGGACGACGAGTTCATCGGCTACGAGCTCCGTGGCGGCAAGCTGCACGAGCTGCGGGAGCGCGAGATCCTGCGCCGTCGCACGCAGGTGGGCATCGTGTTCCAGAACTTCCACCTGTTCCCGCACCTCACGGCGGTGGAGAACATCACCGAAGCGCCGTTGGCGCTCAAGCGGCTCAGCAAGAGCGACGCGCGGGAACTGGCGTTGAGCCTCCTCGACCGCGTGGGCCTCGCGGACAAAGCCGACGCCTACCCGCGGCAGCTGTCCGGCGGCCAGCAGCAGCGCGTCGCGATCGCCCGCGCCCTCGCACTGCAGCCGAAGGTGCTGCTGTTCGACGAGCCGACGAGCGCCCTCGACCCCGAGCTCGTGGGCGAGGTCCTCGACGTCATCCGCGACCTCGCGAAGCTCGGCACGACGCTCGTCATCGTCACCCACGAGATCGGCTTCGCCCGCGAGGTCGCCGACCGGGTCGTCTTCCTCGACCAGGGCCGCATCGTCGAGCAGGGCACCCCCGCGGAAGTCCTCACCCGCCCGAAGAACCCCCGCACGCAGGAGTTCCTCGCGAAGGTCCTGGGCTGA
- a CDS encoding GNAT family N-acetyltransferase, producing the protein MTTPLPTDSDVRSNDAPTIRLVTPDEYAEAGRVTAEAYRHSYDGLTEAYLASLTDVAGRVVEGDVWVAVDTDGTILGTVWVPRPGERLSPLAEDGELDFRQLAVAPAARGRGVGAALTRHVIDLARARGAHRVVMNSGPEMTGAHALYLKLGFRRLTEREHPIEVEPGHWIDLRAFALDL; encoded by the coding sequence ATGACCACCCCGCTCCCCACCGATTCGGACGTGCGCTCGAACGACGCGCCGACGATCCGGCTCGTCACCCCGGACGAATACGCCGAGGCCGGCCGTGTGACGGCGGAGGCCTACCGCCACAGCTACGACGGCCTCACCGAGGCGTATCTCGCGTCGCTCACCGACGTCGCGGGACGCGTGGTCGAGGGAGACGTGTGGGTCGCCGTCGACACCGACGGGACGATCCTCGGCACGGTGTGGGTGCCCCGGCCCGGCGAGCGGCTGTCGCCGCTCGCGGAGGACGGCGAGCTCGACTTCCGCCAACTCGCGGTCGCACCCGCGGCGCGCGGACGCGGGGTCGGCGCGGCCCTCACCCGGCACGTCATCGACCTCGCCCGCGCGCGCGGCGCGCACCGCGTCGTGATGAACAGCGGGCCGGAGATGACCGGCGCCCACGCGCTGTACCTGAAGCTCGGCTTCCGGCGTCTGACCGAGCGCGAGCACCCGATCGAGGTGGAGCCGGGACACTGGATCGATCTGCGCGCCTTCGCACTCGACCTCTGA
- a CDS encoding O-acetylhomoserine aminocarboxypropyltransferase/cysteine synthase family protein: MTRNDDATRGFETRQIHSGADATHEQGSRITPIHQTAGYLFDSFDEGSDRFQGRSARLVYSRAGNPTNQVAERRLADLEGGIDAILTGSGQAAIFSALLGLAGAGDTIVATSSLYEGTKQLFRNSLTRQGLTFRFVPQDADDATWDAAIDDRTKAIYTETIPNPKIDVVDIPRIAGIAHRHGLPLVVDSTVSTPFLQRPLEHGADVVVHSTSKWLSGHGAVLGGAIIAGSAFDWSAHPERYPHLHAPFRASGETYVEKFGARAYPTFLRSVVVNDYGPTLSAQSAWLLLLGLETLSLRMERHIANTEAIVRWLAEQPNVRSIDHPSAPGNRYAEVAARLLPRGAGSVVSFDLAGGYESARRFIDSLELVSPMTHIGDVRSLAIHTGSTIHGRLTEEERLSIGITPGLIRLSVGLETVDDIIADLDRAIRVAHA, encoded by the coding sequence GTGACACGGAACGACGACGCCACCCGCGGATTCGAGACCCGGCAGATCCACTCCGGGGCGGATGCCACCCACGAGCAGGGATCGCGGATCACACCGATCCACCAGACCGCGGGGTACCTCTTCGACTCCTTCGACGAGGGCTCCGACCGTTTCCAGGGTCGCTCCGCCCGACTGGTGTACTCGCGGGCCGGCAATCCGACCAACCAGGTCGCGGAGCGACGGCTCGCCGACCTCGAGGGCGGCATCGACGCCATCCTCACCGGAAGCGGCCAAGCGGCGATCTTCTCCGCGCTCCTCGGTCTCGCCGGCGCCGGCGACACGATCGTCGCCACGTCGAGCCTCTACGAGGGCACGAAGCAGCTGTTCCGCAACAGCCTCACCCGTCAGGGCCTGACGTTCCGCTTCGTCCCGCAGGATGCGGACGACGCGACGTGGGATGCCGCGATCGACGACCGCACGAAGGCGATCTACACCGAGACGATTCCGAACCCCAAGATCGACGTGGTCGACATCCCGCGGATCGCCGGCATCGCGCACCGGCACGGGCTCCCGCTCGTGGTCGACTCCACGGTCAGCACGCCGTTCCTCCAACGCCCTCTCGAGCACGGGGCGGACGTCGTCGTGCACTCGACGTCGAAATGGCTCTCGGGCCATGGGGCGGTGCTCGGCGGGGCGATCATCGCCGGGTCCGCGTTCGATTGGAGCGCGCACCCCGAGCGCTACCCCCACCTCCACGCCCCCTTCCGCGCATCGGGCGAGACCTACGTGGAGAAGTTCGGCGCCCGGGCCTACCCGACCTTCCTGCGCTCGGTGGTCGTGAACGACTACGGTCCGACGCTGAGCGCCCAGAGCGCGTGGCTGCTGCTGCTCGGTCTCGAGACGCTCTCGCTGCGGATGGAGCGCCACATCGCCAACACCGAGGCGATCGTCCGGTGGCTGGCGGAGCAACCGAACGTCCGCTCGATCGACCACCCGAGCGCACCCGGCAACCGGTACGCCGAGGTGGCGGCTCGACTCCTGCCCCGCGGAGCCGGTTCCGTCGTCTCCTTCGACCTCGCCGGCGGCTACGAGAGCGCCCGGCGGTTCATCGATTCCCTCGAGCTCGTCAGCCCGATGACGCACATCGGCGACGTCAGGTCTCTGGCCATCCACACCGGCAGCACGATCCACGGGCGTCTCACGGAGGAGGAGCGGCTCTCGATCGGGATCACCCCGGGTCTGATCCGCCTCTCGGTCGGTCTGGAGACGGTCGACGACATCATCGCCGACCTGGACCGGGCGATCCGCGTGGCCCACGCCTGA
- a CDS encoding LLM class flavin-dependent oxidoreductase produces MSRRGGRVLLNVNLQGVGQRPAAWQVQDLAADAQLRADHWTGIAAVAERGCLDAVFFADHPNIDDPNPRPLGLAEPFSVAATILAGTEHLSAVVSASTTYNDAPDLAGRLLTLDALSGGRIGWNVVTTYSTSSAANFGHLPLPPRAERYARAERVVDEVLDLWHASSDREPVLFQAGGSDQGRDLAARRADGVFTVELNRAAAERKYAELKRAAAAAGRAGRPCITPGLSLVIGSTEEEAQRSFDDMESRVADGYALRSLGAVLGADATGLDLDAPLPAELLDAPWDPATHAASVGYRLTFLDWIQTRRHLPVRAVLRQFGGYGARIVIGTPERVADEIEEWYETFAADGINLMLDRYPAGLETFVDEVVPLLQARGLVQREYTAASLAEAVAPRP; encoded by the coding sequence ATGAGCCGCCGCGGCGGACGCGTCCTCCTGAACGTCAACCTGCAGGGCGTGGGGCAGCGGCCGGCGGCATGGCAGGTGCAGGACCTGGCGGCCGACGCCCAGCTGCGCGCCGACCATTGGACGGGCATCGCGGCGGTCGCGGAGCGCGGGTGCCTGGATGCCGTCTTCTTCGCGGACCATCCCAACATCGACGATCCGAATCCTCGTCCGCTGGGCTTGGCCGAGCCGTTCTCGGTGGCGGCGACCATCCTGGCCGGAACCGAGCACCTGAGCGCCGTGGTGTCGGCTTCGACCACGTACAACGACGCTCCCGACCTCGCCGGGCGGCTGCTCACGCTGGACGCCCTGAGCGGCGGTCGGATCGGCTGGAACGTCGTCACGACCTACTCGACATCGTCGGCGGCGAACTTCGGCCACCTCCCCCTGCCGCCCCGCGCGGAGCGGTACGCGCGGGCGGAGCGCGTCGTCGACGAGGTCCTCGACCTGTGGCACGCGTCCTCCGACCGCGAGCCCGTGCTGTTCCAGGCGGGCGGATCGGATCAGGGCCGGGACCTGGCCGCACGGCGTGCCGACGGCGTGTTCACCGTGGAGCTCAACCGGGCCGCGGCGGAGCGCAAGTACGCCGAGCTGAAGAGGGCGGCCGCCGCCGCGGGGCGGGCGGGACGGCCGTGCATCACTCCCGGTCTGTCGCTGGTGATCGGCAGCACCGAGGAGGAGGCGCAGCGATCGTTCGACGACATGGAGTCGCGCGTCGCCGACGGGTACGCGCTGCGGTCGCTGGGCGCCGTGCTCGGCGCGGACGCGACGGGCCTCGACCTGGACGCGCCTCTCCCCGCGGAACTGCTCGACGCCCCCTGGGACCCGGCCACGCACGCCGCGAGCGTGGGCTATCGCCTCACGTTCCTCGACTGGATCCAGACCCGACGCCATCTTCCGGTGCGCGCCGTGCTGCGGCAGTTCGGCGGCTACGGCGCCCGCATCGTCATCGGCACGCCCGAGCGCGTCGCGGACGAGATCGAGGAGTGGTACGAGACGTTCGCCGCGGACGGCATCAACCTCATGCTCGACAGGTATCCCGCCGGTCTCGAGACGTTCGTCGACGAGGTCGTGCCGCTGCTGCAGGCACGGGGACTCGTGCAGCGGGAGTACACCGCGGCATCCCTCGCGGAGGCGGTCGCGCCCCGCCCGTGA
- a CDS encoding ABC transporter substrate-binding protein, which yields MALSKKQGIAIGVIAAAVVAVAGVGIAIGLNRPTEAAAAPEPSASASASSSEIEWVHTDPVPEAVAALKASGFTPITPGKLTVAIGAFVPPLSYQPDGTTAATDVAGTEPNFGALIAEGLGLEYNPVVVAWADWPLGIQSGKYDLITSNVTVTEERKELYDFASYRQDVLGFYVRSDSKISKIEKSDDISGLKVIVGSGTNQEKVLLAWNQELTDAGKAPAELQYYDDNAAATLALQSGRADANFGPNATSAWAAKETGETKLVGLIPGGWPLQADIAAGTKKGNGLIEPVNIVLNEIIKDGKYADLLKVWNLESEGITSSEINPPGLPKS from the coding sequence ATGGCACTCAGTAAGAAGCAGGGCATCGCGATCGGAGTGATCGCCGCGGCGGTCGTCGCCGTCGCCGGCGTCGGAATCGCGATCGGCCTCAACCGCCCAACCGAAGCGGCCGCCGCACCCGAGCCCTCGGCATCGGCGTCCGCGTCGAGCTCGGAGATCGAATGGGTCCACACCGACCCCGTCCCCGAGGCCGTCGCGGCGCTCAAGGCGAGCGGTTTCACCCCGATCACCCCCGGCAAGCTCACCGTCGCAATCGGCGCGTTCGTCCCGCCGCTGAGCTACCAGCCCGACGGGACGACGGCGGCGACCGATGTCGCCGGCACCGAGCCCAACTTCGGCGCCCTCATCGCCGAAGGCCTGGGCCTCGAGTACAACCCCGTCGTCGTGGCGTGGGCGGACTGGCCGCTCGGCATCCAGTCCGGGAAGTACGACCTGATCACCTCGAACGTCACCGTGACGGAGGAGCGCAAGGAGCTGTACGACTTCGCCAGCTACCGCCAGGACGTCCTCGGGTTCTACGTGCGCTCGGACAGCAAGATCTCGAAGATCGAGAAATCCGACGACATCTCGGGTCTGAAGGTCATCGTCGGCTCGGGCACCAACCAGGAGAAGGTGCTGCTCGCCTGGAACCAGGAGCTCACCGACGCCGGCAAGGCGCCCGCCGAGCTGCAGTACTACGACGACAACGCCGCCGCGACGCTGGCGCTGCAGTCCGGTCGTGCCGACGCCAACTTCGGCCCCAACGCCACCTCGGCGTGGGCCGCGAAGGAGACCGGTGAGACCAAGCTCGTCGGCCTCATCCCCGGCGGATGGCCCCTGCAGGCCGACATCGCCGCGGGCACGAAGAAGGGCAACGGCCTGATCGAGCCCGTGAACATCGTGCTGAACGAGATCATCAAGGACGGCAAGTACGCCGACCTCCTGAAGGTCTGGAACCTCGAATCCGAGGGGATCACCTCCTCCGAGATCAACCCGCCGGGACTCCCCAAGTCCTGA